A genomic segment from Sesamum indicum cultivar Zhongzhi No. 13 unplaced genomic scaffold, S_indicum_v1.0 scaffold00319, whole genome shotgun sequence encodes:
- the LOC105180091 gene encoding adenylate isopentenyltransferase 5, chloroplastic-like, with amino-acid sequence MPHHLLGIIDPEVDFSVHNFVHHALLAADAIVQKNQLPIIAGGSNSFIQALLNNDTELPSKYECCFLWMDLAIPFLHSYMSRRVAQMVDNGLMEEAKIFFDPEIRDYDNGIKRSIGVPEMDEFFRSEGLVDGETRTKLLKAAIDEIKMNTCKLACRQVLKILRMREEFGWQIHRLNATEVFLQHGGDANDAWEKLVLEPSMNIVARFICKENIDLKPTAYEQLV; translated from the coding sequence ATGCCACACCATTTGCTTGGAATCATTGATCCCGAGGTGGATTTCTCTGTACATAATTTTGTGCATCATGCATTGCTGGCTGCTGATGCCATCGTACAAAAGAATCAGTTGCCAATCATTGCTGGTGGGTCCAATTCATTCATACAGGCACTTCTCAATAACGACACTGAGTTACCCTCCAAGTACGAGTGTTGCTTTCTCTGGATGGACTTGGCGATCCCATTCTTGCATTCGTACATGTCGAGAAGGGTTGCTCAGATGGTGGATAATGGGTTGATGGAGGAGGCtaagatattttttgatcCAGAAATTCGTGACTATGATAATGGGATTAAGCGTAGCATTGGAGTCCCCGAGATGGATGAGTTCTTCAGGAGTGAGGGTCTAGTCGATGGCGAAACTAGGACTAAGCTTCTTAAGGCAgctattgatgaaattaagatgAACACTTGCAAATTAGCTTGCCGTCAAGTTTTAAAGATTTtaaggatgagggaggaattTGGGTGGCAGATCCATCGGTTGAACGCCACAGAGGTATTCCTTCAACACGGTGGAGATGCCAATGACGCATGGGAGAAATTGGTGCTGGAGCCTAGTATGAACATTGTGGCTCGTTTCATTTGCAAAGAAAACATAGATCTGAAACCGActgca